The Prunus dulcis chromosome 5, ALMONDv2, whole genome shotgun sequence genomic sequence GATATCTGCATTATCACAATTAAACATTACAAgacaatacaaatacaaatatagaCAGTTAACTTGAGGATcaaataatttgtttcttcCCATACCATAGACTGAAAACAAGCTGTTCATTACACCTGTATTCCACAAAATAGAACCAGGAGTTATTAATTAATCCCATCTTATGTGGGGAACAAAAACGATTTGTAGCCCACTTTAGTAAGCCACACATGAAAAAATGAAACTAGAAGAGTTGCAATTACCAGTGAACAGAATAATATACCGAAGTATACGaacttttgttgtttcttGCAGAACCCAAATTATACCGAGGAAAAGAATGAATCCTGGTGGTCAACATGTAAACATGAAAACATCCAAATGTCATATTGCATCCTGTGCTAGTCATAGGAAGATGCGTTACTGGAAACTAGAATACATACCTATACAAAGTCCTCGAAGTGTCCACTGCACATTATCACGCAGCACAAACACAACAGGATAAGGGTTTTAGGCAGACATTAAAGCAAGGTTAAATTCCTTGAAGACATATAAAAGCATAAGTTCTGGAATATAAGGAATGCAGAGGTTTCTATAATGTCATCGTGTGAGAAACTTTTGCATTCAGTATGCTTGAAATCTAATGTTAAACTGTTGCATGTACCCGCACCAATGCTCATAGGTGCATTTTAGCATAGAAAGCAAGGTAACAGGCAAAATCAAGTAAAAGATATGTGAAATAGTACTTACATTTTTAGCTATAAACAGTACAACCAGTAGAGCAGCAATAAAACACCCAGCAGCTATTCGTGCAGTAAGAAGATTTGTAGATGCAAGAATCAATAGCATCCCCCAAAAGGATGAACCAAGATCTGGCGTGCAATGTAAATGGAAATATTACATCAGAACTATTTGGACACAGCTCTCAAATGGAGGAGAGCTAAAGAAGCAACTAACTGAAACATAAAATAGGTCAGAGATAAAGTGGAATTACATCCAGCTGGCAAAATCAACCAGTATACACCACCACGGGTTTGTGTGGTTCCACCCTCATCTGCATGAACTTGAATCCCTTCCACCTGCAAACTAATCTGTATCATTACCTGGcccaaataaatgaaagacTTTCTAAACTTGGCCAATTACGAAGCCACCTAGGTCAAATTTTGATCTCACCAACATGATGAgtcagagagagagcagaTACTCAAGAAATTACGAGTTTTCATTAGGATATCGTAGCAAGGCATTCTGCTGCAATGTATCAATATGAGCAATGCAAacttaacaatgtacttccaTTATAACTCTACtattgaagaaaatatatgaaatggCATTAGTGCTGgaagaaaattgattttttccTCACTTGAGTTATCAgtcacaaaaattatactacataaaattcattaattCAACAACCCTAGAGCAAGGCAAGGCAGTCTGTTGCAATTTATCAACACGAGcattatgaaaattttatagGAAAATATGAAAGAACAGAGCTTCTTACATGACCACATGTAAGTTTACAAGCAATAGCATGGCTCGCCTCATGAAGAAACACAGTGACAAGCTTAAATGGTCTCAGCAGTATTGTCCTCCACAGCTACAAGAATCGAAGAATGATTTAGTATACATGACTTGTAAACAGTACAGCAGAAGGAGTATTAACACACCAACAAACGTCATAATTCGATAGAAAATATCCATGAAAAATTCTTGCTTTCAAAATGATTGTAGTTCAGATGATTCTTTAAAACAACGTAACACCTATGTTGTTGTTTAGTTTCTAGTTCTTTTGAATCTGTTTCAGCTTCTGCGCCATGGGActactttctgtttttatgttttctggGAACTGACAAGGGACTTCCATAAGCAAGTGAAACTGAAATATGGATTTCattcatatttaaaatatacaacaaGAAAAGATGAATAATCCTGAAAATTACTTTAGAGTGAGAAATTCCAAAGTTTCCAAGCACCAAAATTTGTTAAGGACAAGAAACCAATCTCCCATAGTATCAAA encodes the following:
- the LOC117629328 gene encoding uncharacterized protein LOC117629328, which codes for MRPNWELTNCCNHEQVVFLITVSVCTVVILALWRTILLRPFKLVTVFLHEASHAIACKLTCGHVEGIQVHADEGGTTQTRGGVYWLILPAGYLGSSFWGMLLILASTNLLTARIAAGCFIAALLVVLFIAKNWTLRGLCIGFILFLGIIWVLQETTKVRILRYIILFTGVMNSLFSVYDIYDDLISRRVHSSDAEKFAEECPCCTGCGWGVIWGFISFLFLCGAMYLGLVILS